The proteins below come from a single Mesobacillus jeotgali genomic window:
- a CDS encoding DUF84 family protein: protein MRIAVGSKNPAKINAVKGAFMDGSFEIISVDAESGVSEQPMSDEETIKGAVNRAIQAAEIAEADIGIGLEGGVQQTPFGLMLCNWGVLSVKGMEPIIAGGARIPLPEEIARQLVNGAELGPVMDEYAKKQNVRKNEGAVGIFTNGQINRSEMFTHVMKLLAGQYEYQIGQGKKTV from the coding sequence ATGAGAATAGCAGTAGGTTCAAAAAATCCGGCTAAAATAAACGCCGTTAAGGGCGCATTTATGGATGGTTCATTCGAAATCATTTCGGTAGATGCTGAATCAGGTGTCAGCGAGCAGCCGATGTCTGATGAGGAAACCATCAAAGGGGCAGTCAACAGGGCCATACAGGCGGCAGAAATCGCTGAAGCTGATATCGGGATTGGACTGGAAGGCGGTGTCCAGCAGACTCCATTCGGACTGATGCTATGCAACTGGGGAGTTCTGTCTGTAAAAGGGATGGAGCCAATCATTGCCGGTGGCGCAAGAATTCCCCTCCCCGAAGAGATTGCCAGGCAGTTGGTGAACGGTGCTGAACTAGGCCCGGTAATGGACGAATATGCAAAAAAACAAAACGTCCGCAAAAACGAAGGAGCAGTCGGAATCTTTACGAATGGACAAATCAACAGAAGTGAAATGTTCACACATGTCATGAAACTGCTTGCCGGACAATATGAATATCAAATAGGGCAAGGTAAAAAGACAGTCTAA
- a CDS encoding M42 family metallopeptidase: MNEQTMSLFKTLTELPGAPGNEHAVRKFMREQLEQYSDELIQDKLGSVFGVKKGDPNGPKIMVAGHMDEVGFMVTSITKNGMIRFQTLGGWWSQVLLAQRVQIITKNGPVTGVIGSIPPHLLDESKRNKPMEIKNMLIDIGADDKEDAINIGIKPGQQIVPICPFTPMANEKKILAKAWDNRYGCGLAIELLKETKDIQLPNMLYSGATVQEEVGLRGAQTAANMIDPDIFFALDASPANDMSGDKNEFGQLGKGTLLRILDRSMVTHRGMREFILDMAETHDIPYQYFVSQGGTDAGRVHTSNQGIPSAVIGICSRYIHTAASMIHVDDYAAAKELLIKLVKATDKTTVETIKQNS, from the coding sequence ATGAACGAGCAAACAATGAGTCTGTTTAAGACATTGACAGAGCTGCCTGGAGCACCAGGCAATGAGCATGCAGTCCGCAAATTCATGCGCGAGCAGTTGGAGCAGTATTCGGATGAACTGATCCAGGATAAACTGGGCAGTGTGTTCGGCGTTAAAAAGGGTGACCCGAACGGCCCGAAAATCATGGTAGCTGGCCATATGGATGAAGTTGGCTTCATGGTCACATCAATTACGAAAAACGGAATGATCCGATTCCAGACTCTTGGCGGCTGGTGGAGCCAGGTTCTTTTGGCTCAGCGCGTCCAGATCATCACGAAAAATGGACCGGTAACAGGTGTAATCGGTTCTATCCCGCCTCATCTGTTGGATGAGTCAAAGCGCAACAAGCCCATGGAAATCAAGAACATGCTGATTGATATCGGTGCAGACGATAAAGAAGATGCCATCAACATCGGCATTAAACCAGGCCAGCAAATCGTACCGATCTGTCCGTTCACTCCGATGGCAAACGAGAAGAAGATTCTTGCTAAAGCCTGGGATAACCGCTATGGCTGCGGCCTGGCAATCGAGCTGTTAAAGGAAACAAAGGATATCCAGCTGCCAAACATGCTGTACTCCGGCGCTACGGTCCAGGAAGAGGTCGGCTTAAGAGGCGCGCAGACTGCTGCGAACATGATTGATCCGGACATCTTCTTCGCACTTGATGCAAGCCCGGCCAATGATATGTCAGGTGATAAAAATGAGTTCGGCCAGCTTGGCAAAGGGACTCTGTTAAGGATCCTTGACCGCTCAATGGTCACGCACAGAGGCATGAGAGAGTTCATCCTAGATATGGCGGAAACTCACGATATTCCTTACCAGTACTTCGTTTCCCAGGGCGGAACGGATGCAGGAAGAGTGCATACTTCCAATCAGGGAATTCCAAGTGCCGTAATCGGCATCTGCTCACGCTACATCCATACCGCAGCATCCATGATCCATGTCGATGACTATGCGGCAGCAAAGGAACTTCTAATTAAGCTTGTAAAAGCAACAGATAAAACAACTGTGGAAACGATCAAGCAAAATAGCTAA
- a CDS encoding PepSY domain-containing protein, with product MNWKAFFIGVGAGLAGAYAVKELASQKETVSADRVLNHAKAAFKKSGPISGSWINMTAEPYSKPPVDYQVYKGGISRNVDGKVEQYEFIADAATGTILDAYPLD from the coding sequence ATGAACTGGAAAGCCTTTTTCATTGGCGTTGGCGCCGGACTGGCTGGTGCTTATGCTGTAAAGGAACTTGCTTCACAAAAAGAAACCGTGTCAGCCGATAGAGTACTAAATCATGCGAAGGCAGCTTTTAAAAAATCAGGGCCAATCAGCGGCTCATGGATCAATATGACGGCTGAACCATATTCAAAACCACCTGTTGATTACCAGGTATATAAAGGCGGTATTTCCCGCAATGTCGACGGCAAGGTGGAACAATATGAATTCATCGCCGACGCAGCAACAGGCACTATTCTCGATGCATACCCGCTGGATTAA
- a CDS encoding YtnP family quorum-quenching lactonase has protein sequence MEKLELRNVKLEWLNGGVTHLDGGAMFGVVPKPLWSRKYEVNDKNQIELRTDPILIQAEGKNFLVESGMGNGKLTEKQKRNFGVLEESSLISELKKLGSKPEDIDYVLMTHMHFDHACGLTKDSGGELVSVFPNAKIITSRVEWDEMRNPNIRSKSTYWKENWQGIEQQVETFEKEWSFGPIKMIHTGGHSDGHSILIIEDEEMTVVHMADIMPTHAHQNPLWVMAYDDYPMDSIFAKQKWLEFGISKDAWFTFYHDAVYRAVKFDQDGKITQTIERKK, from the coding sequence ATGGAAAAGCTTGAGCTTCGGAATGTAAAACTGGAGTGGCTGAACGGCGGGGTCACTCATCTTGATGGCGGCGCGATGTTTGGGGTCGTCCCGAAACCATTATGGTCACGGAAATATGAGGTGAATGACAAAAATCAGATTGAACTGCGGACAGATCCAATCTTGATCCAGGCTGAGGGAAAGAATTTCCTTGTTGAAAGCGGCATGGGTAATGGAAAACTGACTGAGAAGCAAAAACGCAATTTTGGAGTCCTAGAGGAATCAAGCTTGATATCAGAGCTGAAAAAGCTAGGCTCGAAGCCTGAAGATATCGATTACGTATTGATGACTCACATGCATTTTGACCATGCTTGCGGATTGACGAAGGATTCAGGCGGGGAACTTGTCTCAGTTTTCCCGAATGCGAAAATCATCACTTCTCGGGTCGAGTGGGATGAAATGCGCAATCCGAATATCCGATCCAAGAGTACATACTGGAAAGAAAACTGGCAAGGAATTGAGCAGCAGGTTGAGACATTTGAAAAGGAATGGTCATTTGGTCCGATTAAAATGATCCACACCGGCGGCCATAGTGATGGGCATTCAATCCTGATCATTGAGGATGAAGAGATGACTGTGGTGCATATGGCAGATATCATGCCTACTCATGCACATCAAAACCCTTTATGGGTGATGGCGTACGATGATTATCCAATGGATTCGATTTTTGCCAAGCAGAAATGGCTTGAATTTGGAATCAGCAAGGATGCCTGGTTCACTTTTTATCATGATGCAGTCTATCGCGCAGTAAAATTTGATCAGGATGGCAAAATAACTCAGACAATTGAGAGAAAAAAATAG
- the trmB gene encoding tRNA (guanosine(46)-N7)-methyltransferase TrmB codes for MRLRNKPWAKDKLLEYSNFVIHEPEQHRGNWGKVFEKDQPLHIEIGTGKGQFITGMAKANPDINYIGIELQESVIVSALDKLIEEDLPNCKLMNVNGAELAKYFESGDVSRVYLNFSDPWPKTRHEKRRLTFKSFLEVYESILVKNGEIHFKTDNQGLFEYSLVSFSHYGMKLNYVSLDLHKSDYEGNIMTEYEEKFSSRGSRIYRCEVQFQSK; via the coding sequence ATGAGACTAAGAAACAAGCCTTGGGCTAAAGATAAATTACTTGAGTATTCGAATTTTGTGATCCATGAACCGGAACAGCACCGTGGAAACTGGGGGAAAGTGTTTGAGAAGGATCAGCCCCTCCACATTGAGATTGGTACAGGAAAAGGCCAGTTCATCACGGGTATGGCTAAAGCCAATCCGGACATTAACTATATTGGCATCGAATTGCAGGAGAGTGTCATCGTCAGCGCACTGGACAAGCTGATTGAAGAAGATCTGCCGAACTGCAAGCTGATGAACGTGAATGGTGCAGAGCTTGCCAAGTACTTTGAGAGCGGAGACGTAAGCCGAGTTTATTTGAACTTCTCCGATCCATGGCCAAAGACACGCCATGAAAAGAGAAGATTGACATTTAAGTCATTCCTTGAAGTATACGAATCGATTCTAGTGAAAAATGGTGAAATCCACTTCAAGACAGACAACCAGGGTTTGTTTGAATACTCCCTTGTCAGCTTCTCACATTATGGCATGAAGCTAAACTATGTCAGCCTTGATCTTCACAAAAGTGATTACGAAGGCAACATTATGACTGAATACGAAGAGAAATTCTCCTCCCGCGGCAGCCGCATTTACCGTTGTGAGGTACAATTTCAATCTAAATAA
- a CDS encoding YtzH-like family protein — MPLSHHDQVNLLKDILSNQQTDCCGSVAEYQQLERLIKSLMVNTNVDGNIKSILQDVYQYSQNGVNASDLEQHIQTNRGQLTQWVDDIGQFS; from the coding sequence GTGCCTTTAAGCCACCATGACCAGGTAAATTTATTGAAGGATATATTAAGCAACCAGCAGACTGACTGCTGCGGTTCGGTTGCAGAGTATCAGCAATTGGAACGCCTGATCAAATCGTTGATGGTCAACACAAATGTTGACGGCAACATCAAATCGATTCTGCAGGATGTTTATCAGTATAGCCAGAACGGTGTCAATGCCTCTGACCTGGAACAGCATATCCAGACAAATCGAGGCCAGTTAACCCAATGGGTCGATGACATCGGGCAATTCTCATGA